The Anolis sagrei isolate rAnoSag1 chromosome Y, rAnoSag1.mat, whole genome shotgun sequence genome contains a region encoding:
- the LOC137095400 gene encoding cytochrome P450 2G1-like, whose amino-acid sequence MEWATTLILLIFIISCYLLISSRKKQLHKGRLPPGPTPLPLIGNFLQIKPAETLKSLLNLREKYGPVFTIYFGTRPVLVLCGHKAVKEALIDKAEEFSGRTTMPSMVPTFQGYGVAFSNGKRWKELRRFSLTVLRSFGMGKKSIEERIQEEAQFLVEEFCKTKKNPFDPTFFFSRAFSNIICSIAFGNRFDYEDKEFQALMVMVHKFFREMSTSWAQFYDIYSNYLDYIPGIYSKIYDAMDMKLFIAKKIKKNQETFDSNFPRDYIDCFLIQMEKQKDNPGSEFIMKNLELSILNLILGGTETGGSTLRYGFLLLMKYPEVQEKVHEEIDRVIGRNSIPNTGDRRQMPYTDAVIHEVQRYSDVIPMNVAHMVTCDTEFRGYHIPQGMMVFPLLSTVLHDPTMFKYPDAFNPENFLDEYGCFKTNDAFVPFSSGKRICLGESLARMELFLFFTTILQNFQLKSLVPPENIDLTFQESGVANIPPFYQLSVIPR is encoded by the exons ATGGAATGGGCTACTACACTCATTCTCCTAATTTTCATCATTTCTTGCTATCTGCTCATATCATCTAGGAAGAAACAATTGCACAAAGGGAGACTTCCTCCGGGACCCACTCCCTTGCCCCTGATAGGAAATTTCCTGCAGATCAAGCCAGCCGAAACCTTAAAATCTCTTCTCAAT CTACGTGAGAAATATGGCCCTGTTTTCACCATCTATTTTGGGACACGTCCAGTTCTGGTCTTATGTGGACATAAAGCTGTGAAGGAGGCCCTgatagacaaggcagaagagttcAGTGGAAGGACTACCATGCCTTCAATGGTGCCTACCTTCCAAGGATATG GAGTGGCTTTTTCCAATGGAAAACGCTGGAAGGAACTGCGCCGGTTCTCCCTCACAGTCTTGAGGAGTTTTGGAATGGGGAAAAAGTCTATTGAAGAGCGAATCCAAGAGGAGGCCCAATTCCTGGTGGAGGAATTTTGCAAGACAAAGA AAAATCCTTTCGATCCTACCTTCTTCTTCAGCCGTGCATTCTCCAACATCATTTGCTCTATTGCTTTTGGGAACCGTTTTGACTATGAGGACAAAGAATTCCAGGCCCTTATGGTGATGGTACATAAATTCTTCCGGGAAATGAGCACCTCCTGGGCCCAG TTCTATGACATCTATTCCAACTACCTGGATTACATTCCGGGAATCTACAGTAAGATCTATGATGCCATGGACATGAAGCTCTTCATTGCCAAgaaaatcaagaagaatcaagaaACCTTTGACTCCAATTTCCCACGTGACTATATTGATTGCTTTCTCATCCAGATGGAAAAG CAAAAAGACAATCCAGGTAGTGAATTTATTATGAAGAACTTGGAGCTCAGCATTCTTAATCTGATCCTCGGAGGAACAGAGACAGGAGGTTCCACCTTGAGATATGGCTTCCTGCTTCTTATGAAATATCCTGAAGtgcaag AAAAAGTGCATGAGGAAATTGATCGAGTGATTGGCCGTAATAGTATCCCAAACACTGGAGATCGGCGACAAATGCCATATACAGATGCCGTGATCCatgaagtgcaaagatacagtGATGTCATTCCCATGAATGTGGCCCACATGGtcacttgtgacactgaattCAGAGGATATCATATCCCTCAG GGGATGATGGTCTTCCCATTGCTGAGCACTGTCTTGCATGACCCTACAATGTTTAAATACCCCGATGCTTTCAACCCAGAGAACTTCTTGGATGAGTATGGATGCTTCAAGACAAATGATGCCTTTGTGCCTTTTTCCTCAG GGAAACGGATTTGTCTGGGTGAATCCTTAGCCCGCATggagcttttcctcttcttcaccaccatCCTGCAGAATTTCCAATTGAAGTCTCTTGTGCCCCCCGAAAATATTGACCTCACTTTTCAAGAAAGTGGCGTTGCCAACATCCCACCCTTTTACCAGCTCTCCGTCATCCCACGCTGA